The Geomonas agri genome contains the following window.
GTTGACCGGCTTCAGAAAGGCAACCGGGGTGATGACGCCGGTACGGCCGACCGAGTGGAAGATCTGCTCCACCACGGTGGTCGCCTGCCGGGGCGGGAACTTCCAGGCAATGGCCCAGCGCGGCGAACGGCTTTTCTCCCCCAGCTCCCTCTGCATCCCGAAGGAGTCGACCTTGACCACCACGCCGTCGATTTCGTAGGGGAGGTCGTCGCGCTTTTCCATCATCTCCTGGTAGTAGGCGAGCATCTCCTGGATGCCGTGCACCACGCGGGTGAGCGGGTTGACCGGCAGGCGCCAGGTGGGGATGGTCTCCAGGAAGTGGCTCTGCGCGGTGAATTCAACACCGCCCAGTTCCCCGGGGGCATAGCAGAAGATGCTCAAGGGACGCTTGGCGGTGATCTTGGAATCGAGCTGGCGCAGGGAACCGGCCGCCGCGTTTCTCGGGTTGGCGAAGGGGGGCTCGCCCGCTTCCTCGCGCTCGCGGTTGAACTTGCGGAATGGGGCCAGGGGAAGGTAGACCTCGCCGCGCACGGTGAGCAGCTCCGGCGGTTCTTTCGTTTCCAGGCGCAGCGGCACGTCCTTGATGGTCTTCAGGTTCTGGGTCACATCTTCGCCCACGACTCCGTCGCCGCGGGTGGAGCCGATGGCCAGAAGCCCCTCGCGGTACACCAGTTCCACCGCCACGCCGTCCATCTTCGGCTCACAGACGTAGGAGATACCGGTGTCGGCGGCAAGGCCGAGGAAGCGCTTGACCCGGTCGTCGAAGTCGATCATGTCCTGCTCAGTGAAGGCGTTTTCCAGCGAGAGCATCGGCATGCTGTGGCGCACCTGGGTGAACTTCGCCAGTGGGCGGCCACCGACCCTGCCGGTGGGAGAGTCGGGGAGGGCGAACTCCGGGAATTCCTTTTCCAGCCCCTGGAGCTCGCGGAACAGCGCATCGTACTCGGCGTCCGTGATCTCCGGCATATCCTGCTCATAGTAAAGGCGGTTGTGGCGCTCGATCTCCTTCGAGAGCAAGGCGATGCGCTCGGCGGCGGCTTGTGCTTCCATGGTGAACCTCGTGGCTGTTTGTCGTGAACGGTGCTTTATAGCATACCCGACCTGATATTGAAACTGGCACGCATATAGCGCCTTGCATTGCCCTTTTGCTTCTGGTAACAATAACCGGCCGCACCTTTCCGGGGACGGCTCTTTTTTGGCCCGCAGCCGGGAAGATGTCGCCGCTGCTGCAGTGCAAATGCCCGCTTTATGAGGATTTCATGCTCGACCTGTCTCGTCTCAATCCCGAACAACTTGCCGCCGTGAAGCACACGGAGGGGCCGCTCCTGGTCCTCGCCGGCGCCGGGTCGGGCAAGACCGGGGTGATCACCTACCGCATCGCGCACCTGATCCTGCACAAGGGGGTGCCGCCGGACCGCATCCTCGCGGTGACCTTCACCAACAAGGCGGCCAAGGAGATGAAGGAGCGGGTGGAGCACCTGGTCGGGCGTAAGGACTCCAAGGGGATCGTCCTCTCCACCTTCCACTCCCTGGGCGTGCGCGTCCTGAAGCGGGACATCGAGCGCCTGGGCTACAAAAAGAACTTCTCCATCTACTCCACCGCCGACCAAGTGGGGCTCGTGCGCCAGATCGTGCGCGAGGTGAACACCGACAGCAAGAAGTACGACGCGGAAAGTATCATCTGGCGCATCTCCGGCGCCAAGAACAAGCTGATCCCCGCCGACCGCTTCGCACCCAACCCGCTCGACGACATCGACATGATGGCGGCGTTGGTCTACCCGCGCTACCAGTCGGCGCTGAAGGCGTTCAACGCCATCGACTTCGACGACATTATCATGCTCACCGCGGAACTGCTGCAGCATCACCCGCCGGTCCTCAAACACTGGCAGGAGCGCTTCAGCTACATCATGGTCGACGAGTACCAGGACACCAACTCGTCCCAGTATCTCCTGGTGAACCTGCTCGCCGCGGGCTGCAAGAACCTTTGCGTGGTGGGCGACGACGACCAGTCCATCTACGGATGGCGCGGCGCGGACGTGGGCAACATCCTCGATTTTGAGAAGGATTTCAAGGGGTGCCGCACCATCAAGCTGGAGCAGAACTACCGCTCCACCGGCAACATCCTGGACGCCGCTAACAGCGTCATTGGCAACAACAAGGTGCGCAAGGCGAAGCGTCTCTGGACTGCCTCGGGTCAGGGGCCGCTCATCGATCTCTGCATCGTGCAGGACGACGAGGAGGAGGCGACCAGCGTGGTCGAGCGCATCCAGTTGGAGCGCTTCAAGAAGGACACCCCTTACAGCGACTTCGCCATCCTGTACCGCACCAACGCGCAGAGCCGCGCCTTCGAGGAGCAGCTCCGCTTCGAGGACATCCCCTACGTCCTGGTCGGCGGCACCCAGTTCTTCGAGCGCAAGGAGGTCAAGGATTCCCTCTCCTACCTGAAGGTGATCGCCAATCCCCTCGACGAGGTGGCACTCCTGCGCATCGTCAACTTCCCCAGGCGTGGCATCGGCGACAGCACCGTGATCCGCATCAACCAGTGGTCGCTGGAAAAGGAGATCCCCCTGTTCGAGGCGTTCAGCCGGGCGGGGGAGATCGAGGGTATTTCCGAGGCAATCCGCGACAAGGTGCTCGCCTTTCACCAGGCGCTGCTTGACGCCGCGGGGGACTTCCGGGCGGAAGGGGGGCTGGCCGAGAAGGGAAAGGCGCTCTTCGAGAAATTGAAGATCGAGGAGGAGATCTTCCGCACCATAGATGACCCCAAGGCGGCGCGCCGTAAGGTGGAGAACGTCGAGCAAATCATTAACTCTATGGCGGCCTACGAGGAGCGGGTGCCCCAGGCGACGCTTGGGGGATTCATCGAGAAGGTGTCGCTCATGGACGAGGACCGCTTTTCCGGCAAGGACAAGAAGGATCACGGCAAAGATGCGGTGACGCTCATGTCCCTGCACTCCAGCAAGGGGCTCGAATTTCCCTTCGTATTCCTGGTCGGCATGGAGGACGAGATCCTGCCCCACCGGCGCGCCATCTACGAGGACGACAGCATCGACGAGGAACGGCGCCTGTGCTACGTCGGCATCACCCGCGCGCGGCAGCAGCTGGTGATGACC
Protein-coding sequences here:
- the ligA gene encoding NAD-dependent DNA ligase LigA: MEAQAAAERIALLSKEIERHNRLYYEQDMPEITDAEYDALFRELQGLEKEFPEFALPDSPTGRVGGRPLAKFTQVRHSMPMLSLENAFTEQDMIDFDDRVKRFLGLAADTGISYVCEPKMDGVAVELVYREGLLAIGSTRGDGVVGEDVTQNLKTIKDVPLRLETKEPPELLTVRGEVYLPLAPFRKFNREREEAGEPPFANPRNAAAGSLRQLDSKITAKRPLSIFCYAPGELGGVEFTAQSHFLETIPTWRLPVNPLTRVVHGIQEMLAYYQEMMEKRDDLPYEIDGVVVKVDSFGMQRELGEKSRSPRWAIAWKFPPRQATTVVEQIFHSVGRTGVITPVAFLKPVNVSGVMVSRATLHNWEELERKDIREGDTVIVERAGDVIPAVVQVILDQRPEGAVQPQVPETCPVCGGEVVRLPDEVAVRCVALNCPAQLLERVKHFASRRAMDIEGLGDKFIEQLLSLKLIQDVADIYSLKEEDFMQFERMGKKLAENLLNAIEASKERDLSRLIFALGIRHVGEHTAKLLAAAFGSIENLAKASEEELVSVREVGPQVATSIADFFRNEENLKVLERLKEAGVSPKVEEKRVGGRFTGKTFVFTGALEKFTRDEAKKMVEQEGAHAAGSVSKKTDYVVAGADAGSKLEKARQLGVRVLTEEEFLELMQ
- a CDS encoding ATP-dependent helicase produces the protein MLDLSRLNPEQLAAVKHTEGPLLVLAGAGSGKTGVITYRIAHLILHKGVPPDRILAVTFTNKAAKEMKERVEHLVGRKDSKGIVLSTFHSLGVRVLKRDIERLGYKKNFSIYSTADQVGLVRQIVREVNTDSKKYDAESIIWRISGAKNKLIPADRFAPNPLDDIDMMAALVYPRYQSALKAFNAIDFDDIIMLTAELLQHHPPVLKHWQERFSYIMVDEYQDTNSSQYLLVNLLAAGCKNLCVVGDDDQSIYGWRGADVGNILDFEKDFKGCRTIKLEQNYRSTGNILDAANSVIGNNKVRKAKRLWTASGQGPLIDLCIVQDDEEEATSVVERIQLERFKKDTPYSDFAILYRTNAQSRAFEEQLRFEDIPYVLVGGTQFFERKEVKDSLSYLKVIANPLDEVALLRIVNFPRRGIGDSTVIRINQWSLEKEIPLFEAFSRAGEIEGISEAIRDKVLAFHQALLDAAGDFRAEGGLAEKGKALFEKLKIEEEIFRTIDDPKAARRKVENVEQIINSMAAYEERVPQATLGGFIEKVSLMDEDRFSGKDKKDHGKDAVTLMSLHSSKGLEFPFVFLVGMEDEILPHRRAIYEDDSIDEERRLCYVGITRARQQLVMTRTLFRKKYGKLEERVPSRFLEEIPAGVLNVQQSGVVKEVTPEEAEKTAEDFFAKMKAMMG